The Molothrus ater isolate BHLD 08-10-18 breed brown headed cowbird chromosome 1, BPBGC_Mater_1.1, whole genome shotgun sequence genome includes a window with the following:
- the EXOSC4 gene encoding exosome complex component RRP41 yields MAGLELVSDAGFRADGRRPDELRKVRARLGVLARADGSAYLEQGNTKVLAAVYGPHEVRGSRAKAPPDRALLSVRCSSAPFAGGGERRRRPAQGGTDRRSGERALLLRGVLEGAVLGQLYPRSQIDVHVQVLQADGGELGASVSAAGLALLDAGVALRGAVVAGSAGLAEPPAGPPVALSDLSAAEEAAGGPRLAVATVAGSGQLALCQLSARLHQERLRPVLDAAQAACQGLHAVLDSVVRARLRQDTAMEH; encoded by the exons ATGGcggggctggagctggtgtCGGACGCGGGGTTCCGGGCGGACGGGCGGCGGCCGGACGAGCTGCGCAAGGTGCGGGCCCGGCTCGGGGTGCTGGCCCGGGCCGACGGCTCGGCCTACCTGGAGCAGGGCAACACCAAGGTGCTGGCGGCCGTGTACGGCCCGCACGAG GTTCGGGGGTCCCGAGCCAAGGCCCCCCCGGACCGGGCCCTGCTCAGTGTCCGCTGCAGCTCGGCCCCGTTCGCCGGGGGCGGCGAGCGGCGCCGGCGGCCGGCGCAGGGCGGGACCGACCGCAGGTCCGGGGAGCGAGCGCTGCTGCTGCGGGGCGTGCTGGAGGGAGCCGTGCTCGGCCAGCTCTACCCGCGCTCGCAGATCGACGTGCACGTCCAG GTTCTCCAGGCCGATGGCGGTGAGCTCGGTGCCAGCGTGAGCGCGGCGGGGCTGGCGCTGCTGGACGCGGGCGTGGCGCTGCGCGGGGCCGTGGTGGCCGGGTCGGCCGGGCTGGCCGAGCCCCCGGCCGGGCCCCCGGTGGCCCTGAGTGACCTGAGCGCGGCCGAGGAGGCGGCCGGGGgccccaggctggccgtggCCACGGTGGCGGGCAGCGGGCAGCTggccctgtgccagctcagtGCCCGCCTGCACCAGGAGCGGCTGCGGCCCGTGCTGGACGCTGCCCAGGCCgcctgccaggggctgcacgCCGTGCTGGACAGCGTGGTGAGGGCCAGGCTGCGCCAGGACACCGCCATGGAGCACTGA